Part of the Dehalococcoidia bacterium genome is shown below.
GCGACTAAAGGGGATTTTGTCAGGAGTATTGCTATATACAGTTAGTTGTTTTTCCCCATATATTTCTTTTATTTTCGATGCCTGTAATTGCCAATATGCTACTAGGCCAGGATCATTTGCAAGATTAGAGAGAATTCGATAAGGGGCAACTATTTCGCAGAAATTATTTATGATTTCTGCGATGTCTTCGTTATCAGCATGCCTTAAGAATTGAAACAATTGAGTGTTAATGAGCTTAAAGCTCACTGTCTCTACAATAGCATCTTCTAATCGCTCTACCATCCATGTTTCAGCTTCACCTATACCATGGCTTGAGACGGTTAGTACTCGGCATGGAGAATTTGATGCTCCCTGGTGATCTAGATAACCCTTGGTGTAAGAAAGGGCTGAGATTTCACCAGTTTGATATATGCCAGATGCATATCTGTATATCATTAATAGCAAATGTGCTGGGCGTAAATGCAGATTATTGCCAGCTTCAAGGAAAATCATTATTTATCTATAGCTCCAAAAGGTTCTACAACTTTATCATTCATTGAAGATTCAATCGCGGCTAGGGCAAAAGATAGAGTTTTTAGGGCGTCATATCCATCGACCGGGACTTTAGGGCCGCCTTGAATTGCATTCAGCCAATGTCGAACCTCATTTAAGAACATATCATTTCGATCATCCTCAAATTGAATTACTTCCCATTTTTCTAAATTCGCTTGATATAAAGCGACCGTGTTCTTATAAAAATCCCAGTAAATATTACCCAATTCCCCCTGAATGGACAGTTCCTTACGATGGTGCCGTCCATATATATCCATATGTATAGATCCTATGACCCCAGAGTGGAAGCGCACTATGATTTCTGCTAGATCATCTGAATCAATTTCGAGCTTACTGAAAGTACCATTAACCCCATATATGGTCCTAGCTTCGCCAAAAAGCCACCTCATGATATCTATTGCATGGCTCTCATCTAATAATGCTCCTCCACCTAGTTCTTTTTTAGCCATGAACCATGACCGATAGTCTTCCCAAGGATGCCAATCAGGTAAATACTCAGAGAAAATGATATTCGCTGAATAAATTTGTCCAATTTGATCATTCTCCAAAAAGTATTTAATTTTTTGGAGAGCAGGCCAGAATCTATAGGTATAGCCTACGGCAACTACTAGGCTGGATTCTTTTGCTAAAGATAAGAGTTCAGGGACGCCTTCGCTCGTGTTGGATAAGGGTTTTTCTATAAG
Proteins encoded:
- a CDS encoding Gfo/Idh/MocA family oxidoreductase — encoded protein: MALRIIVVGCGSIGKRHLGNLKALGVENLVAVDTRKDRLQEVTERIGSEILCSDNLSEQLKSKCDGVVVCVPTSIHLDVAKEAIKSGASVLIEKPLSNTSEGVPELLSLAKESSLVVAVGYTYRFWPALQKIKYFLENDQIGQIYSANIIFSEYLPDWHPWEDYRSWFMAKKELGGGALLDESHAIDIMRWLFGEARTIYGVNGTFSKLEIDSDDLAEIIVRFHSGVIGSIHMDIYGRHHRKELSIQGELGNIYWDFYKNTVALYQANLEKWEVIQFEDDRNDMFLNEVRHWLNAIQGGPKVPVDGYDALKTLSFALAAIESSMNDKVVEPFGAIDK